A single Thermosynechococcus vestitus BP-1 DNA region contains:
- the thrB gene encoding homoserine kinase: MITVVTVPATTANLGPGFDCLGAALTLTNRFTFSLSDRPHVSVRGPEAAAVSSGPNNLAYRAYSRFYEYLGREAPPVYLEIDLRVPLARGLGSSATAIIGGLVGANRLAGFPLSHTEVLELAIEMEGHPDNVVPALLGGCRLAVQEDAGGWHWLEIPWDQDVVPILAIPDFELATETAREVLPPHCAYGDAIFNISHLGALLRGLETGQREWLQLALADRLHQPYRQSLIKGYPDLHRAALEAGAHGLVISGAGPTLLALGDPVTASAIATALKETWAKFDVQAQVEILAIQHQGTTVCDR, translated from the coding sequence GGTCACTGTGCCGGCGACAACGGCTAATTTGGGTCCGGGGTTTGACTGTTTAGGGGCCGCTTTGACCCTCACCAATAGGTTCACCTTTTCCTTGAGCGATCGCCCCCATGTCAGCGTGCGGGGGCCTGAGGCAGCCGCTGTCAGCAGTGGCCCCAACAACCTGGCCTATCGTGCCTACAGCCGTTTCTATGAATATCTAGGGCGGGAAGCTCCCCCCGTATATTTAGAGATTGATCTAAGGGTTCCCCTCGCACGGGGTCTTGGCAGCTCAGCAACAGCAATTATCGGTGGCTTAGTGGGGGCAAATCGGCTGGCGGGTTTTCCCCTCAGTCATACCGAGGTTCTGGAATTGGCCATTGAAATGGAAGGCCACCCCGATAACGTGGTGCCAGCTCTACTAGGGGGCTGTCGTCTGGCTGTGCAGGAGGATGCTGGCGGATGGCATTGGCTAGAGATTCCTTGGGATCAGGATGTGGTGCCTATTTTGGCAATCCCCGACTTTGAGCTGGCCACGGAAACCGCACGGGAGGTACTGCCCCCCCACTGTGCCTACGGTGATGCCATCTTTAATATCAGTCACCTTGGTGCCTTGTTGCGGGGGTTGGAAACGGGGCAACGAGAATGGCTGCAACTGGCGTTGGCCGATCGCCTGCATCAACCCTACCGCCAAAGTCTGATCAAAGGCTATCCCGATCTCCACAGGGCGGCTCTTGAGGCGGGTGCCCATGGCCTCGTTATTAGTGGAGCAGGCCCAACTCTCTTAGCTCTTGGGGATCCCGTAACTGCTTCAGCCATTGCCACTGCCCTCAAGGAGACTTGGGCAAAGTTTGATGTGCAGGCACAGGTGGAGATACTGGCAATTCAACACCAAGGCACGACGGTGTGCGATCGCTAG